A genome region from Rubinisphaera margarita includes the following:
- a CDS encoding YiiD C-terminal domain-containing protein: MSALSPEEWTRYLHEHIPVSRAMAITVLTAEPDEAVIQLPLTENLNHRETAFGGSISTAGILVCWLLFNIRMRERNETPRLVVRNSNTSFLKPIADSFTASCRFDDNAAWAQFLKIYEKKGRGKLSLTSELSSAGERCAIHAGEFVALRND, from the coding sequence ATGTCCGCGCTCTCCCCTGAAGAATGGACCCGTTATCTTCACGAACACATTCCGGTCAGCCGGGCGATGGCAATTACCGTTCTGACCGCAGAGCCGGACGAGGCCGTTATTCAACTCCCGTTGACTGAGAATCTGAATCACCGGGAGACGGCGTTTGGCGGGAGTATTTCGACGGCCGGCATCCTCGTTTGCTGGCTGCTGTTCAACATTCGCATGCGCGAGAGGAACGAGACGCCGCGGCTCGTCGTCCGCAACAGCAACACGTCGTTCCTGAAGCCAATCGCCGACAGCTTCACCGCGAGCTGTCGATTCGATGACAATGCTGCCTGGGCGCAGTTCCTGAAGATCTACGAGAAGAAAGGCCGGGGGAAACTTTCGCTGACTTCCGAACTCTCCTCAGCCGGGGAACGCTGTGCGATTCACGCCGGCGAGTTCGTTGCTCTGCGAAACGACTGA
- the topA gene encoding type I DNA topoisomerase has protein sequence MADGRVRMEASSAHMVAKNGNYKALVIVESPAKAKKIGSFLGSDYIVRASVGHVRDLPAKAADIPSKYKKESWATLGVNPEKEFEPLYVVPSEKKKLIKELKDLLQDAQELIIATDEDREGESIGWHLVQLLEPKVSVRRMVFSEITKSAIQEAINNTRDINEDLVEAQETRRVLDRLYGYTLSPLLWKKIARGLSAGRVQSVAVRLLVQRELERLAFHSATYWDLRAALRTGAGGQFEAILHSVDDKRLATGKDFDEATGKLKPGADVLLLNQQEAESLQERLLKADWSVGEIEERMSNRKPPAPFITSSLQQEANRKLNMTARQTMQTAQRLYENGYITYMRTDSVALSSEAVQATRGRIQDLYGDNYLSDSPRQYTGKSKNAQEAHEAIRPSGTEMRTAEELRLTGVEARLYALIWKRTMACQMAEARLKFLNVTVEVEDAKFRATGRQVVFPGFFRAYVEGSDDPEAALDDRDSMLPDLKEQEPLNCSQLDPVGHETKPPARFTEASLVRKLEEEGIGRPSTYASILSTIQDRGYVRKDSNQLIPTFTAMAVTRLLEENFPNLVDTQFTAGMEQTLDDISNGQAQRVPYLGRFYGGDDGLVEQVKTREEKIDPRKACTLEFAGLDSSVRVGRYGPYLEKEENGEQKTASLPQEISPADVNQELAQKLFLLKEQGPQSIGMHPEEGLPIFVLSGPFGPYLQLGEQGEDGAKPKRVSIPKNIDPTQIELSTAIKLMELPRTLGQHPEDGKVVKAGIGRFGPYVQHSGKYKGLPKDVDVLTVGLDLAVELLKQARTKEAPKPIRELGKHPEDEEVIGIFEGRYGPYVKHGKINATVPKDTDLESVTLAQALEWIEAKAAKTGKKTTKKATKKKATKKKSAKKKATKKKSTKKKKTDD, from the coding sequence ATGGCCGATGGCCGCGTCAGGATGGAGGCGAGCAGCGCACATATGGTGGCGAAGAACGGAAACTATAAGGCGCTGGTGATCGTGGAATCCCCGGCAAAGGCAAAGAAGATCGGTAGCTTTCTGGGCAGCGATTACATCGTTCGCGCCAGTGTCGGGCACGTCCGTGATCTTCCCGCCAAGGCCGCAGATATCCCCTCCAAATATAAAAAGGAGTCCTGGGCGACGCTTGGCGTGAACCCCGAAAAGGAGTTTGAACCTCTTTATGTGGTTCCGTCGGAAAAGAAAAAGCTGATCAAGGAACTCAAAGACCTCCTCCAGGACGCTCAGGAACTCATCATCGCGACCGATGAAGACCGCGAAGGGGAGAGCATTGGCTGGCATCTCGTGCAGCTGCTGGAGCCAAAAGTCAGCGTTCGTCGCATGGTTTTCTCGGAAATTACCAAATCCGCCATTCAGGAAGCCATCAACAACACCCGGGACATCAACGAGGATCTCGTCGAGGCTCAGGAAACCCGCCGCGTTCTGGACCGTCTTTACGGCTACACGCTCAGTCCACTTCTGTGGAAGAAGATCGCTCGCGGACTTTCCGCCGGGCGAGTGCAGTCTGTCGCAGTGCGACTGCTCGTTCAACGGGAACTCGAGCGGCTCGCGTTCCATTCGGCCACGTACTGGGACCTGAGAGCCGCGCTGCGGACTGGAGCGGGCGGACAGTTCGAAGCCATTCTGCATTCGGTCGATGACAAACGGCTCGCCACCGGAAAAGACTTCGATGAAGCGACCGGCAAGCTGAAGCCGGGAGCTGATGTCCTGCTGCTCAACCAGCAGGAAGCCGAGTCGCTTCAGGAGCGATTGCTGAAAGCCGACTGGTCGGTCGGCGAAATTGAAGAGCGGATGTCGAACCGGAAGCCGCCGGCTCCGTTCATCACCAGTTCGCTGCAGCAGGAAGCCAACCGTAAGTTGAACATGACGGCCCGGCAGACGATGCAGACTGCTCAGCGGCTGTATGAAAACGGTTACATCACCTACATGCGAACCGACAGCGTCGCCCTCTCTTCCGAAGCGGTGCAGGCGACTCGCGGCCGGATTCAGGATTTGTATGGCGATAATTATCTGAGCGACAGTCCCCGCCAGTACACCGGGAAATCGAAGAACGCGCAGGAGGCTCACGAAGCGATCCGCCCTTCGGGCACGGAGATGCGAACCGCCGAAGAGCTGCGGCTTACAGGCGTTGAAGCCAGGCTTTACGCGCTAATCTGGAAGCGGACCATGGCCTGCCAGATGGCCGAAGCGCGACTGAAGTTTCTCAACGTGACCGTGGAAGTCGAAGACGCGAAGTTCCGAGCGACCGGCCGTCAGGTTGTGTTCCCCGGCTTCTTCCGTGCTTACGTGGAAGGCAGTGACGATCCGGAAGCGGCTCTCGATGACCGTGATTCCATGCTGCCGGATCTCAAGGAACAGGAGCCGCTCAATTGCTCGCAGCTTGATCCAGTCGGCCACGAAACCAAGCCTCCCGCCCGCTTCACGGAAGCATCGCTCGTCCGCAAGCTCGAAGAAGAAGGGATTGGGCGTCCGTCGACGTACGCCAGTATTCTGAGCACGATTCAGGATCGCGGCTACGTCCGCAAGGACAGTAATCAGCTGATCCCCACCTTCACCGCGATGGCTGTCACACGCCTGCTCGAAGAGAACTTTCCCAATCTGGTCGACACCCAGTTCACGGCCGGGATGGAGCAGACGCTGGACGATATTTCGAACGGACAGGCGCAGCGCGTGCCGTATCTGGGACGCTTCTACGGCGGCGATGATGGTCTCGTCGAACAGGTTAAGACACGCGAAGAGAAAATCGATCCGCGCAAAGCCTGTACGCTCGAATTCGCCGGCCTCGATTCTTCGGTCCGCGTGGGACGCTATGGACCTTACCTGGAGAAAGAAGAAAACGGCGAGCAGAAAACCGCGTCGCTGCCGCAGGAAATCTCCCCGGCAGACGTCAACCAGGAACTGGCTCAAAAGCTGTTTCTGCTGAAAGAGCAGGGGCCTCAGTCCATCGGCATGCATCCCGAGGAAGGGCTGCCAATCTTCGTATTAAGTGGTCCGTTCGGTCCTTATCTCCAACTGGGAGAGCAGGGTGAAGACGGCGCGAAGCCGAAGCGGGTTTCCATCCCCAAGAACATCGATCCGACGCAGATCGAACTCAGCACCGCCATCAAGCTGATGGAACTGCCCCGCACGCTAGGGCAGCATCCAGAGGACGGCAAGGTGGTCAAAGCCGGCATTGGCCGCTTTGGTCCTTACGTGCAGCATTCGGGCAAGTACAAGGGACTTCCGAAGGATGTCGACGTGCTGACGGTCGGTCTCGATCTGGCGGTTGAACTTCTGAAGCAGGCCCGCACCAAAGAGGCTCCGAAGCCCATCCGCGAACTCGGCAAGCATCCGGAGGACGAAGAAGTCATCGGCATCTTCGAGGGCCGGTACGGCCCCTACGTGAAGCATGGCAAGATCAATGCCACGGTTCCCAAGGATACCGATCTGGAATCGGTGACGCTGGCCCAGGCGCTGGAGTGGATCGAAGCCAAGGCCGCCAAGACCGGCAAGAAAACCACGAAAAAAGCGACAAAGAAGAAAGCCACCAAGAAGAAATCGGCCAAGAAAAAAGCGACGAAGAAGAAGTCGACCAAGAAAAAGAAAACCGACGACTGA